From the Vicinamibacteria bacterium genome, one window contains:
- the rpmJ gene encoding 50S ribosomal protein L36, whose translation MKVRSSVKKICAKCKVVRRRGVVRIICSNQKHKQRQG comes from the coding sequence GTGAAAGTAAGGTCGTCGGTCAAGAAGATCTGCGCCAAATGCAAGGTGGTGCGCCGCCGGGGAGTGGTGCGGATCATTTGCAGCAATCAGAAGCACAAGCAGAGGCAGGGGTAA
- a CDS encoding adenylate kinase: MVDASPRAAPAPGVRVIFLGPPGAGKGTQAARMAAHLHVPRISTGDMLREAIAQGTPLGRKAGPLMEKGGLVPDDLLIALIGERLRQPDCARGYILDGFPRTLPQAERLASMVDGQATADYMIFDVEVPRPELLLRLSGRRWCPTCQSTYHVTYNLPKNDSLCDRDGTPLIQREDDKEVAVARRLAEYDERTAPLVDYYRQRSRLHRIDGDRNVDRVFDDLRGILEARS, encoded by the coding sequence GTGGTCGACGCTAGCCCCCGGGCCGCGCCCGCCCCGGGCGTCCGCGTGATCTTCCTCGGCCCCCCCGGGGCCGGGAAGGGGACGCAGGCCGCGCGGATGGCTGCCCATCTCCATGTGCCCCGCATCTCCACCGGGGACATGCTGCGCGAGGCCATCGCACAGGGGACACCCCTGGGCCGGAAGGCGGGGCCCCTCATGGAAAAGGGTGGTCTTGTGCCCGACGACTTGCTCATCGCCCTCATCGGTGAACGGTTGCGTCAGCCGGACTGTGCCCGCGGTTACATCCTGGACGGCTTCCCCCGGACCCTGCCCCAGGCCGAGCGCCTGGCCTCCATGGTGGACGGGCAGGCCACCGCCGACTACATGATCTTCGACGTGGAGGTGCCACGGCCGGAGTTGCTCTTGCGGCTTTCGGGCCGCCGTTGGTGTCCCACCTGCCAGTCCACTTACCACGTGACTTACAACCTGCCCAAGAACGACTCCCTCTGCGACCGCGACGGGACGCCCCTGATCCAGCGCGAGGACGACAAGGAAGTGGCGGTGGCGCGCCGGCTGGCCGAGTACGACGAGCGCACGGCTCCGCTCGTGGACTACTACCGGCAACGATCGCGTCTGCACCGCATCGACGGCGACCGGAACGTGGACCGGGTGTTCGATGACCTCCGGGGGATCTTGGAGGCCCGGTCATGA
- the secY gene encoding preprotein translocase subunit SecY → MLQSLRNIWEIPDLRKRVLFTLGILAVYRLGNHIPTPGINPQALIDFFEQNKANWFGLVDMFSGGNLAKVTVFALGIMPYISASIILQLLTVVWPYLEKLSKEGELGKRKITQYTRYGTVALSIVQSLGIAVYLERMTLNNSFKIVESPGLGFKIMAVLTLTTGTAFIMWLGEQITERGIGNGMSLIIFAGIVVGFPRGLIDTFTMIERGELGLIATLVLVAMMMGVVGAIVFVERGQRRITVQYAKRVVGRRMYGGQSTHLPLRVNTSGVIPVIFASSIIAFPQTIASFFQANNPWMQAVSEQLHWGMPLYNLLYVSFIIFFCYFYTAIVFNPDDVAENMRKYGGFIPGIRPGKKTAEYLDHVLSRITFGGALYLALVAILPEFLITGFKVAPIPVIGPPLDLFLTENGLGWITEGLHLNFYFGGTSLLIIVGVAMDTVAQVEAQLIMRHYDGFSGKGGRRVRGRR, encoded by the coding sequence ATGCTTCAAAGCCTCAGAAACATCTGGGAGATCCCGGACCTCCGCAAGCGGGTGCTCTTCACCCTGGGGATCCTGGCCGTCTACCGCCTGGGCAACCACATCCCCACCCCGGGGATCAACCCCCAGGCCCTCATCGACTTCTTCGAGCAGAACAAGGCCAACTGGTTCGGGCTGGTGGACATGTTCTCGGGGGGCAACCTGGCCAAGGTCACGGTCTTCGCCCTCGGGATCATGCCCTACATCTCGGCCTCCATCATCCTTCAGCTCCTCACCGTGGTCTGGCCCTACCTGGAGAAGCTGAGCAAGGAAGGGGAGCTAGGCAAGCGCAAGATCACGCAATACACCCGCTACGGAACGGTCGCCCTCTCCATCGTGCAGTCCCTGGGCATCGCCGTGTACCTGGAGCGGATGACCCTCAACAACTCCTTCAAGATCGTCGAGAGCCCCGGCCTGGGCTTCAAGATCATGGCCGTCCTGACCCTCACCACCGGGACCGCCTTCATCATGTGGTTGGGGGAGCAGATCACGGAGCGGGGGATCGGAAACGGGATGAGCTTGATCATCTTCGCGGGGATCGTGGTGGGGTTCCCGCGCGGCCTGATCGACACTTTCACCATGATCGAACGGGGAGAGCTCGGGCTCATCGCTACCCTCGTGCTCGTGGCCATGATGATGGGGGTGGTGGGAGCCATCGTCTTCGTGGAGCGTGGCCAGAGGCGCATCACCGTGCAGTACGCCAAGCGGGTGGTGGGCCGGCGGATGTACGGAGGGCAGTCCACCCACCTCCCCCTGCGCGTCAACACCAGCGGCGTGATCCCTGTGATCTTCGCCTCCTCGATCATCGCCTTCCCCCAGACCATCGCCTCCTTCTTCCAGGCCAACAACCCCTGGATGCAGGCGGTCTCCGAGCAGCTGCATTGGGGAATGCCCCTCTACAACTTGCTCTACGTTTCCTTCATCATCTTCTTCTGCTACTTCTACACCGCGATCGTCTTCAACCCGGACGACGTGGCCGAGAACATGCGGAAGTACGGGGGTTTCATCCCTGGCATCCGGCCCGGCAAGAAAACAGCGGAATACCTGGACCACGTCCTCTCCCGGATCACCTTCGGGGGAGCCCTTTACTTGGCCCTGGTCGCGATTCTTCCCGAGTTCCTGATCACCGGCTTCAAGGTGGCCCCCATCCCCGTGATCGGCCCGCCCCTGGACCTGTTCCTCACCGAGAACGGTCTGGGCTGGATCACGGAGGGCCTCCACCTGAACTTCTACTTCGGCGGGACCTCGCTCCTCATCATCGTGGGGGTGGCCATGGACACAGTGGCCCAAGTCGAAGCCCAGCTCATCATGAGGCACTACGACGGTTTCAGCGGCAAAGGAGGGCGGAGAGTCCGTGGTCGACGCTAG
- the rpsM gene encoding 30S ribosomal protein S13 → MARIAGVDLPRQKRVEVALTYIYGIGPTRSNRILGRAGIDRNVRVKDLSEEEASRIAKIIDSEGGVEGDLRKDVAMNVKRLMEIGSYRGMRHRRNLPVRGQRTHTNARTRKGPRRAMIRPKAAAKV, encoded by the coding sequence ATGGCACGCATCGCAGGCGTCGATCTTCCGCGCCAGAAGCGGGTCGAGGTGGCGCTCACCTACATCTACGGCATCGGGCCGACCCGCAGCAACCGCATCTTGGGCCGGGCGGGGATCGACCGCAACGTCCGGGTGAAGGACCTCTCCGAGGAGGAGGCCAGCCGCATCGCCAAGATCATCGACAGCGAGGGCGGGGTGGAGGGCGACCTCCGCAAGGACGTGGCCATGAACGTGAAGCGGCTGATGGAGATCGGCTCCTACCGGGGCATGCGCCATCGCCGGAACCTGCCCGTGCGCGGCCAGCGCACCCACACCAACGCGCGCACCCGCAAGGGCCCGCGCCGGGCCATGATCCGCCCCAAGGCCGCAGCGAAGGTCTAG
- the rplO gene encoding 50S ribosomal protein L15 yields the protein MGLHNLRPAKGSTHSRKRVGRGPGSGLGKTSGRGEKGQKSRSGFSHKDGFEGGQMPLHRRVPKRGFHNRNHKEYTEVNLDRLEIFETGTIVTPDVLLKRGLIKKVRDGVKILAKGDVTKALTVRAHRFSAKAQERIAAQGGKAEILER from the coding sequence GTGGGTCTGCACAATCTTAGGCCGGCCAAGGGGAGCACCCACAGCCGGAAGCGGGTCGGGCGGGGGCCGGGGAGCGGCCTCGGCAAGACCTCGGGCCGTGGCGAGAAGGGCCAGAAGAGCCGCAGCGGCTTCAGCCACAAAGACGGGTTCGAAGGTGGCCAGATGCCGCTCCACCGGCGTGTGCCCAAGCGGGGTTTCCACAACCGGAACCACAAGGAGTACACCGAGGTCAACCTCGATCGGCTGGAGATTTTCGAGACCGGCACCATCGTCACCCCCGATGTCCTCCTTAAGCGGGGGCTGATCAAGAAGGTGCGGGACGGGGTGAAGATCCTGGCCAAAGGAGATGTAACCAAAGCCCTGACCGTGCGCGCCCACCGGTTCAGCGCCAAGGCCCAGGAACGGATTGCGGCTCAGGGCGGCAAAGCCGAGATCCTCGAGAGATAG
- the rpsE gene encoding 30S ribosomal protein S5, whose protein sequence is MDKIDIQSLELKDQVVSINRVTKVVKGGKNLSFSALVVVGDGHGHVGYGMGKAREVSSAIKKGVEAAKKNVVRVPITEKGATIPHTVTGNFGSGSVLLKPAAEGTGVIAGGPVRAVITAAGIQNILTKSLGSTTAHNVVKATVDALLRLKEPERVARLRGKSVAEILGTEERKPAAPPPAPAPAPAQE, encoded by the coding sequence ATGGACAAGATCGACATCCAAAGCCTGGAGCTCAAAGACCAGGTGGTCTCCATCAACCGCGTGACCAAGGTCGTCAAGGGGGGTAAGAACCTCTCGTTCAGCGCCCTGGTCGTGGTGGGGGATGGGCACGGGCATGTGGGCTACGGCATGGGCAAGGCCCGCGAGGTCTCCTCCGCCATCAAGAAGGGGGTGGAGGCGGCCAAGAAGAACGTGGTCCGGGTGCCGATCACGGAGAAGGGGGCCACCATCCCCCACACCGTCACCGGGAACTTTGGCTCCGGCAGCGTGCTGCTCAAGCCCGCGGCCGAGGGCACGGGGGTCATTGCCGGGGGGCCGGTGCGAGCGGTGATCACGGCGGCCGGGATCCAGAACATCCTCACCAAGAGCTTGGGCTCGACCACGGCCCACAACGTGGTGAAGGCAACGGTGGATGCCCTGCTCCGTCTCAAGGAGCCGGAGCGGGTGGCGCGGCTGCGCGGCAAGTCGGTCGCCGAAATACTGGGGACGGAGGAGAGGAAGCCGGCCGCACCCCCGCCCGCGCCTGCCCCCGCCCCCGCCCAGGAGTAG
- the map gene encoding type I methionyl aminopeptidase: MSVQKSWAELQKMHRACGIVVDTLDALKEAAVPGVATKELDRIARERIEKAGARPAFLGYRGYPATLCISINEEVVHGIPGQRKLREGDIVGLDLGCVVDGFFGDAARTVAVGKISDEARRLMKATEEALHAGITVCRQGMRVGDIGHAVQQHAEAQGYSVVREFVGHGIGTSLHEEPQVPNYGPPGRRERLVPGMCLAIEPMVNAGGPEVRVLKDGWTAVTADQSLSAHFELSIAITRHGPWILSEPYPYASEETEARHA; encoded by the coding sequence ATGAGCGTCCAGAAGTCCTGGGCCGAGCTGCAGAAGATGCACCGCGCCTGCGGAATCGTGGTCGACACCCTGGATGCGCTGAAGGAGGCGGCGGTGCCCGGCGTGGCCACCAAGGAGCTGGACCGGATCGCCCGGGAGCGGATCGAGAAGGCGGGGGCGCGGCCGGCCTTTCTGGGCTACCGCGGCTATCCGGCCACCCTCTGCATCTCCATCAACGAGGAGGTGGTGCACGGGATCCCGGGACAGCGCAAGCTCCGGGAGGGGGACATCGTGGGCCTCGACCTCGGGTGCGTGGTGGACGGTTTCTTCGGGGATGCGGCGCGTACGGTGGCGGTGGGGAAGATCAGCGATGAAGCCCGCCGCCTCATGAAGGCCACCGAGGAAGCCCTGCACGCAGGGATCACGGTCTGCCGTCAGGGGATGCGGGTGGGGGACATCGGCCACGCGGTGCAGCAGCACGCGGAGGCCCAGGGTTACTCGGTGGTGCGCGAGTTCGTGGGGCACGGGATCGGGACCAGCCTCCACGAGGAACCCCAGGTCCCCAACTACGGTCCGCCCGGGCGCCGGGAGCGGCTGGTGCCCGGGATGTGCCTGGCCATCGAACCCATGGTGAACGCGGGTGGACCCGAGGTGCGGGTCCTGAAGGACGGCTGGACGGCGGTCACCGCGGACCAAAGCCTGTCCGCGCACTTCGAGCTTTCGATCGCCATCACCCGGCACGGGCCCTGGATCCTTTCCGAGCCATACCCGTACGCTTCCGAGGAGACGGAGGCGAGGCATGCCTGA
- the rpmD gene encoding 50S ribosomal protein L30 yields MAKTARAAKAGGMIKIKMIGSVIGCPPKQRATVRGLGLRRLHQVVERQDTPMVRGMVRKVPHLVTVVE; encoded by the coding sequence ATGGCCAAGACCGCCAGAGCGGCCAAAGCGGGAGGGATGATCAAGATCAAGATGATCGGTAGCGTGATCGGCTGCCCGCCCAAGCAGCGGGCCACCGTGCGCGGCCTGGGTTTGCGCCGCCTCCACCAGGTGGTGGAGCGCCAAGACACGCCGATGGTGCGGGGGATGGTCCGAAAGGTCCCCCACCTCGTGACCGTGGTCGAGTAA
- the infA gene encoding translation initiation factor IF-1 (stimulates the activities of the other two initiation factors, IF-2 and IF-3), with amino-acid sequence MPETGRGEMEVNATVREALPNALYRVELENEGRGQALAHVSGGSSLLRLLPGDGVVVELMPYDRGRGRIVRRRASGAVGALAAKERDSK; translated from the coding sequence ATGCCTGAGACGGGGCGGGGCGAGATGGAGGTGAACGCGACGGTGCGGGAAGCCTTACCCAACGCCCTTTACCGGGTCGAGTTGGAGAACGAGGGTCGCGGCCAGGCCCTGGCCCACGTGTCCGGGGGGTCGAGCCTCCTCCGCCTGCTCCCGGGGGACGGGGTGGTGGTGGAGTTGATGCCCTACGACCGGGGTCGCGGCCGCATCGTGCGCCGGCGGGCGTCAGGAGCGGTTGGCGCCCTGGCGGCCAAGGAGAGGGATTCGAAGTGA